A single region of the Vicia villosa cultivar HV-30 ecotype Madison, WI linkage group LG4, Vvil1.0, whole genome shotgun sequence genome encodes:
- the LOC131595902 gene encoding glucan endo-1,3-beta-glucosidase 7-like, translating to MNTTKLREKKKRIIEKLLAAMSSSIGSILTMVLLVLVLAAGITLKFGNGQDQEPHWFKFDKEAKTDERVPKGGIVISGKSWCIVSPSLTEEQQNVVLDMICVRYYCAPVYYGGECLEPNNIYNHASVVLSKHYITLGSDLSICNAFGGIVVITDPSYGNCDYGLGWHK from the exons ATGAACACCACAAAACTTagagaaaagaagaagagaatcATTGAAAAGTTGTTAGCAGCTATGTCATCATCAATTGGCTCTATTCTCACCATGGTTCTGTTGGTTTTGGTTCTTGCAGCAg GAATAACTCTCAAGTTTGGTAATGGACAAGATCAAGAACCACATTGGTTTAAGTTTGACAAAGAGGCTAAG ACAGATGAAAGAGTTCCAAAAGGCGGAATAGTCATTTCTGGAAAGAGCTGGTGCATTGTCAGCCCATCTTTAACCGAGGAACAGCAGAATGTTGTCCTTGATATGATTTGTGTCAGATATTATTGCGCCCCTGTGTATTATGGTGGAGAGTGTTTAGAACCTAATAACATATACAACCATGCCTCTGTTGTTTTGAGTAAGCACTATATAACTCTTGGAAGTGATTTAAGCATCTGTAATGCTTTTGGTGGCATCGTTGTTATTACCGATCCAA GTTATGGCAACTGCGACTATGGCTTGGGGTGGCATAAATAG